From the Elgaria multicarinata webbii isolate HBS135686 ecotype San Diego chromosome 19, rElgMul1.1.pri, whole genome shotgun sequence genome, the window AGCTGTGTTGtgctgccagcaattagctgaattagacaagcccttattaaagagatattGCAGTGTCTTACAGAGATGCAACAAAggattttgctgaataagatgcaacctaagatccatagatgtgacaggTAAATGCTAAAGCGGCGAGCCAGTGATGAGGCATTTTGTAAATTGCCGCTCAAATTTCCaagtgtgcccacaggtccaagaAGTTTTGGGACCCCTGAGATTGATCAGCAGGCCTGGTGCAAGGCATCCTCCTTGATTCTTAACAACTCAAGAGACCAAAATGGATTGAactgggatataataataataataataataataataataataataataataataataatttcttacccgcttctccgattggatcgaagcagggaacaatagcaagcataaaatactgattagaaacatagtatacacttttaaaaaacatcctaaaagcatactaaaagcatcctaaaattccactggaaaggcctgccggaagagatcagtcttgatagctttcttgaatgctaaaagactgtcaagctgacgcgtctcctccggcaggccattccacagtctgggagcagcagaagagaaggtcctctgggtaatggttgttggGATTTCCAGTAGCAACTGAGATGGAACGCCTGTTCTCCTTCACTTAATCAAGACTTTCCACCTTTGAGGAATTATGCAAGCCAGTGCAGTGGCTACTGTCAGCCAGAAACTGGggaagactcaggttcaaattcctgcttgaCTGTTAACCTCACTAAAAGGCCGGGGTAAAATTGTAGTAAGTCAATTTAGAGATTAGtaatttaaaattctttttagtCGCGGCTACTCCTTGTCGCCTACTGAGATTCTTTGTCTCCCCTAGAAATTCACTGTTTGCACGAGACCCAACAGTATCTGCGAAAAATAGTTCACGAGATTGGGTTGGAGCTGAAGTCGTCTGCTGTGTGCACCCAAGTGAGGAGGATACGGGACGGTGTTTTCATCCTGGATGATGCCCTCTTGAGGACGCAGTGGAACCTGCCCAATATCCAGAATGCAATCCTGAAATCCAGGGTTCAAGTCGAGGCTGAGCTCCGGAATAGCTTGGCTCACCAAGAACCCTGCAGTGACAATGAGGGAGAGACTGGGCCTGGATCGATGGCTGATGACACAGAGTGGAGCAGCAGGGACAATGCCTTGCCAGCAAACTCAGTGGTAAAATGAGTGGTAAAATTATGAAGGTTGCTGGAATATCGGAACACAAAACACCAACCTCAAATTTATTCTTTTCAAGGGAAAAGACAGAACAGGACTTGCTCAACCCGTGAACAAATACAAAACTGCAGTTGCTTCCTTCCAGCCCTTCAGTTGAattcacaaaatgcatacagaacTCATGGGGTGGGCCACTCTGCAAACCTCTTGCAGAAATTCACTTCTGCAAAAATCCACATGTTGAACGTGGCGGGTACAGAAAACAACCTTTCTCCACCAACACTCAGATAACAAATTCAACAGCTTCTTCATTAAATTAGATGAGGAAAGTGTTAAACCCTGGCTCCATCAGTAAAATCTGAACTGGCAATTGGTTGTTTTTTATCATTTTGGGCATGAACTTTGATAATCCAGGGGCAGCATCAATTCATATTTCTTCTAGTCATTAAGGTCCAGTTCAAATTCAGGGTATAGCTCCTTTGTGGTGACTCCTCTGATCATCGCTAGAAGAgagaaagcagaaataagagaattaCAGAGAAAGCTATATTCACCATTAAGCTCAGCTGGTTCTCCTAGCTCTCTCCTATTGGCTCTCAATACTTTTCTTATGAACTAGTTGAAAGATCAATTGCATTCTACTCCAATTATATAATTTCTCATCTCAGATTATAgcacagttcagacaacacatttctcaacagtggttttagaaccccatggtggagtttttacacccaCCATTGGGAAATGTGTTTTCTGGTGGGAAAATAccatgcagaggagagttcctgcacaactggtgTGGAGAGCTCCATgaagttttccattgcgttgagctTGCTATTCCCACTAGCTATagaattccctggcaagagcggcaaaacgagtgagtgccactctaggagagccggcgggattgtttttttgcagcaatggctgatgagataccatcaggaggaccaggggaggagataaggcagaggaactgtcaatagattttactcaactccatgggagaccacagtcacacaatggagttagaacatgttgtgtagggaataccccttaaaaactcaaccattgagtgtttTCCAAGTgtgttgactactgtgttgtctgaattgagcctatCTCTCTTTCCTCTCACCGCACATGCTCACCTACATAAATCCTGTCAGATCAcaggttagcctggagaagagaagattgaggggagacatgagagcactcttcaaatacttaaaagtatttgtcacacagaggagagccaggatctcttctccatcctcccagggtgcaggacgacaatggaaccagtgacctagggaggttgtgggctctcccacactagaggccttcaagaggcagctggacaaccatctgtcagggatgctttagggtggattcctgcactgagcagggggttggactcgatggccttgtaggccccttccaactctgctattctatgattctatgatcatttatttatttatttaaaacattcgtatcccaccctgtatcactAGGATCATGAAGTTGGGCGGTTTGCCCTGCTGGATTTGACGAATCAAAATCCTAATAGTGATTCAGGGGAACTTTTAAAGAGAAAGCTGTACCTATTTGACCCAAAAGAATTTGTCCCGTGTCTTTTATCTCATTGTATTCGTGGAGCAGAGTGATATGGTCTTCTAATTCCTCCAGGCTGTATCCTCTGTAAGAACAAATTCAGAAAGGTCATACAGGCAGTATAGTCAAGACAGATTGgcgatgtgtttgtttttaatgaaaagaaGCTACGTGAGTCAGAATAGGATTGACAATAAAACACGcacacctgctgctctctggcttTTCATAATTCCTCTGTCCTCTAGTAACTCCACCATTGCCTAAGTGACTATTTCTCCCTGCTAAGAAGTTTTGGTTACCTTAGTAAAAACAGCAGCCTACCCAGATCAGTCGGCAAGTACCAGTTTTCTGGACACCAGAGCACTTTTAAACAGAACTTATGCCATACATCCAAAGTGGCCCAATACATACTCTGCCGATAACTGGGCGATTTCCTGATCCAGGGCAACATCCTTGCATTTCAGCTCTTCAATTTCACGCTGCAGGGTGTCCTTATCGGCAGGTGGGGAGGCCCTTGGACATGGAACCTGTGGAGCAGAGACAGCACATAACACTTTGCAATTCCAGCACTGGCCGAGATGCCAGGAACCACTAGTATAATGACACTCAGGAGCATAACATGTCACTTATGTGGCatgggagaaaaagaacacacatcAAAGGCCAGTACAGAACCACAGGGTCaaacgctcccccaccccaccccccatgaatcAATCAGTCCTACATGCTTATGCAGCTGCCAAGAAGAAACGCAATTTTTACTCTGAAAAGAGATGTAGGAGTTCAGTTCTCTTGGAAGTGTCATATGACTGGCAGTGGCAGAATCATAAGAATCCTAACTTTCATTTTGTAAAAACGTACGTTTTGGTTGATTTTAAATCTTCatgtttacaacaacaacaacagcttgaaAGTGTCTTAAAATGAGAGACTGGGatagtttgcattttaaaataccacCCCGTCCCCAATCTAATTTGACTACTAATGCTCTGAGTAGAAGTTTGGCATCTTCTACGAGAACTAGTTTAAGTCAAGAATCTCAAAAATGCTCGTTTACATTTAGTTTTAACAACTGCATTATAGTTTTACAGTAATGTAGTTTAATTTTAAGGACATAAAGCAATACAGAGGCTCAGTCTAAAGCAATGTTTTCTTAtctcagttcaaggtgctggcatTAActtaaaagccctaaatggtttagggTTGGGTTATGTAACGGACCCACTTCACCCATAAGATCTTGCATGTTTATTAAGATCAACTACAGAGTTCCTCATCACAAACCCACAAGTACAGTCAATTAGGGGTGGGCACAAGACATAGGACAAAAAGTGGCACTCGGTAGCCACTGAGGAGCACTAGACAGGTCGAACATAGCTTCAGAACAAGCTACATTTCGCTTGTTTAGTGCTTCAGAGCACTAATGCCACCATATTTATTTTTGTAGATAAAATTTTGGATGCCTTGTAGCACCTGCAGCCAGTGGGTCCCCTAGACCCACCAACCCCCGCTCCTGCCCTATCTCATAGGGACTTCTTGGGGGTAGCCCCATGGTGGTGGAACTTCCTTCCTATGGAATGATGAAAGGCGTCTTCAGCGTAGGCCTTCAAATGTGTCTTAAGCCTTATTCATTctaatctgccttcctttaacaaTGTTTTTATGCTGCTAATTCTTCAGATTTCGTGCTTTCTTATAATATTGGATTCTTACGTTTTTGACCACTCGAATATCTTAGTTGGATCTCCTTTTGTTGTACGCTGCCATGTGAGAGCGATGCCCTGACAGGCAGCATATAAattctcaaaataaataaataaatagatcttagATTCTTGCTAATTAGAATAAATCCCAGAATTCCCCTTAGCCAGGGACATCACCTATAAATGTCTATTGATCCAGATTTAGGGGTACTTCGAgctgacccattgaaatcaactaaTTTAATGGGACTAACATAATCCCCACTGatgtcaatgggcctactctaagcatgcctaagtctggatccaacccaatgcatCCTCCTTCGTGTCTGACACGCAGATCACAACACTTCCTTCAGTTTCAAAGGAAGAGGCATATCGTTGGATCATACAATGTGGTCCCCTTATGTAGTAAGCAATGATTCAGGAAACATAAGCAAGAAGAGGAATCATGGGAGATATGAATACAAAGGATTATGATTTTGGAAGCTCTCATTTGGATTCTTTAACCCTAGAAGCAAAAGCCACCCAGAACAAGGCCCAAAACCTTGTTTGAGTGGGGGCATAGATccatggtagagcccctgcttcgcatgcagaaggtcccgggttcgattcacagcttctccaggtagggttgggggggaaaaactcctccctgaaatcctggagagctgttgctgccagtcagtgtcgacaatactgggctaggatgtgactcagtataagtccGCTTCCGATGCTGTACCAACTTTCCAGGTGGAAAGTCAGACTGAAGCAGATTCTGTATGCAATTTACAGGTGAAGATACAGCCTCACTGCCTTCTCCTAAGCATGCCAACATggaagtaaatttatttatttaatttctatactgcccaataactgaagctctctgggcggttcacaaaaattaaaaccacaaggtaacagcataaaatataaaatatggaaacttaaaaccacaacataaaagtgcaaccagaataaaacttagcagcaatgcagagatatgctaaaatattgagaaaataaaaaggtaccaaaaggagtacaatgtaggtgccaggcaaggaGTTCATCctgcagccagggtgccacagcagaaaaggccctcttcttaagatcaatgggacttactcccagataaggtACATAGGTTGcacccagaaaaaaaaagaactgggATTTCAACACCTCCCCAGCTCAGTGTGTTCTCTGGACCCCATCTAAAACCATACTTATAGTTCACCAGGGGATCTTCCCCTACAAAATAGCACGTTGCTATGGCTCAGAGCTAATGAGTATGTTGTTGAGTTCACAGAGACTTACTGGGGACTTGAAACTTGCATTACAACTCCTCCGGGCCCCAACGGGTGTCCTGagttttaaagagagaaaaaagaaaccatcAATTAAAAAACGTCTCAAAACAACAGCATGAATAAAAACATGATTTAGGGCAGCTGTTCATCGGTTGGATAGTGTCCGTGTGCATTACGGATGCAGGAACAGGGACAGGTATGAGGCTTGCAATCCGTGACTGGATCTCAcagtatttttt encodes:
- the SWI5 gene encoding DNA repair protein SWI5 homolog encodes the protein MQKEKEAGENCGSAVSSLQGVLEKPEDASLNPRWEQSPGVRGKPPTRPFLRRTPVGARRSCNASFKSPVPCPRASPPADKDTLQREIEELKCKDVALDQEIAQLSAEGYSLEELEDHITLLHEYNEIKDTGQILLGQIAMIRGVTTKELYPEFELDLND